The following are encoded in a window of Gossypium raimondii isolate GPD5lz chromosome 13, ASM2569854v1, whole genome shotgun sequence genomic DNA:
- the LOC105781415 gene encoding uncharacterized protein LOC105781415 produces MDPDRAVVDDVESNKPALAQGTVLEDKFVRANPNVQPPPPPPIPQPVPVFDELSCTPEECLKCVISLLKDSAYRWWKTLVSVVPKERVTWDFFQEEFRKKYISQWFIDKKCKEFLELKQGRMSVAEY; encoded by the exons atggatcccgaCCGAGCTGTAGTTGATGATGTAGAGAGTAATAAACCGGCTCTCGCGCAAGGGACTGTGCTTGAGGATA AATTTGTTCGAGCAAATCCGAATGTTCAacctcctccaccccctcctattccCCAACCTGTCCCC GTATTTGATGAGCTATCTTGTACTCCTGAAGAATGCTTGAAATGTGTTATATCTTTACTAAAAGATTCAGCATACCGATGGTGGAAGACACTGGTATCTGTGGTTCCAAAAGAAAGGgttacatgggatttcttcCAGGAGGAATTCAGAAAGAAGTACATAAGCCAATGGTTCATtgataaaaaatgtaaagagTTCCTCGAGTTAAAGCAGGGCCGAATGTCTGTGGCAGAATATTAA